The Prochlorothrix hollandica PCC 9006 = CALU 1027 genome includes a region encoding these proteins:
- the rbfA gene encoding 30S ribosome-binding factor RbfA, with amino-acid sequence MATNRRVSRVASLIKREVSQMLMSGIKDDRVGMGMVSVTDVEVSGDLQHAKIFVSIYGNDEAKAITMDGLQSATHYVRSELGHRMRLRRTPEVAFVEDEGIERGSRVLSLINQLSQKRQATATPPSADGDEETDGDDEQD; translated from the coding sequence ATGGCTACTAACCGTCGCGTGTCTCGCGTCGCATCATTAATTAAACGGGAAGTGAGCCAAATGCTAATGTCCGGGATCAAGGACGATCGCGTGGGCATGGGCATGGTCAGTGTCACCGATGTGGAGGTGTCGGGGGACTTACAACACGCCAAAATCTTTGTCAGCATCTATGGCAACGATGAAGCCAAAGCCATCACCATGGACGGGCTGCAATCCGCCACCCACTATGTGCGCAGCGAGCTGGGGCACCGGATGCGGCTGCGACGTACCCCAGAGGTTGCGTTTGTGGAAGACGAGGGCATTGAGCGGGGCAGTCGGGTGTTGTCGTTGATTAACCAACTGAGCCAAAAACGCCAAGCCACCGCCACTCCCCCCAGCGCCGACGGGGACGAGGAGACGGACGGGGATGATGAGCAGGATTAA
- a CDS encoding element excision factor XisH family protein, translated as MPRRDFYHDSVKNALTKEGWRITHDPLILGDLELRVYPDLGAEKNVAERGMRTLAIEIKVFGAVGQISELQKAIGQYVLYRSILRRQDLIRLLYLAVSAEIYSTLFQKQIILNLIQDENIRLLVFNPLTGEIEQWID; from the coding sequence ATGCCCCGCCGTGACTTCTACCATGACAGCGTAAAAAACGCCCTCACAAAAGAAGGGTGGCGGATTACCCATGATCCCCTAATTTTAGGAGACCTAGAACTGCGCGTCTATCCCGATCTTGGTGCTGAGAAAAACGTAGCAGAGCGTGGGATGCGCACCCTAGCAATTGAGATCAAGGTATTTGGAGCAGTGGGACAAATCTCAGAACTCCAAAAAGCGATCGGACAGTATGTTCTCTATCGCTCTATCCTCCGCCGTCAAGACCTTATCCGTTTACTCTATCTCGCTGTTTCTGCGGAAATTTACAGCACTCTATTTCAAAAACAGATCATTCTAAACTTAATTCAAGATGAGAATATCCGTTTACTAGTTTTTAATCCACTTACCGGGGAAATAGAACAATGGATCGACTAG
- a CDS encoding AAA family ATPase: MLQRLYVHNFRCLENFELSLKDMSSALMIGKNGVGKSTIAHALQLLQSIGRGVNRVGNLVQPKDFVPERFTVPIRFEIEVLLKNKLYQYVLVLELPEGFKELRVFEEKLIVSGETIFSRSAAQVNLTARSRDTQFLVAWHLIALPVIQEQSETDPLRIFRTWLAHMIILAPIPSLITGNSNGETLEPKRDGSNFGEWFSGLLSRYPAAYKEIDKYLQSVMPDISDIQNELIGKDFKSMIVRFEKNNANLTIEFKDLSDGEKCFFLCAVVLAANKYYGPLFCFWDEPDNYLSLSEVGHFIVSLRRSFKNDSQLLATSHNEEAIRKFSSENIFLLDRKSHLEPTLIRLLSEVPINGDLIDNLILGDAEL, translated from the coding sequence ATGCTCCAAAGACTTTATGTACATAATTTCAGATGCTTAGAGAATTTTGAATTATCCCTTAAGGACATGTCATCTGCATTGATGATTGGGAAAAATGGTGTCGGTAAATCAACTATTGCTCATGCACTACAGTTGCTTCAGAGTATTGGTCGAGGTGTCAATAGAGTTGGGAATCTAGTCCAACCTAAGGATTTCGTACCCGAAAGATTTACTGTACCAATTCGGTTTGAAATAGAGGTGTTACTGAAAAATAAGTTGTATCAGTATGTGCTTGTATTGGAGTTGCCAGAAGGCTTTAAAGAACTTCGAGTATTTGAAGAAAAATTGATAGTTTCAGGAGAGACTATTTTCTCTAGAAGTGCAGCCCAAGTTAATCTTACTGCACGAAGTCGAGACACTCAATTTCTAGTGGCTTGGCATCTTATTGCTCTTCCAGTTATTCAGGAACAATCAGAAACCGATCCACTCCGTATTTTTAGGACTTGGCTCGCACATATGATTATTTTAGCCCCGATCCCAAGCTTGATCACTGGCAACTCTAATGGTGAAACGTTGGAGCCAAAGCGAGACGGATCAAATTTTGGAGAATGGTTTTCAGGATTGCTAAGCCGCTACCCTGCTGCTTATAAAGAAATAGATAAATACCTCCAATCAGTAATGCCTGATATTAGCGACATTCAAAATGAATTAATCGGCAAAGACTTTAAGAGTATGATTGTCAGGTTTGAGAAAAATAATGCAAATCTGACTATTGAGTTCAAAGATTTATCTGATGGAGAGAAATGTTTTTTTCTTTGTGCAGTTGTCCTAGCTGCTAATAAATATTATGGCCCACTTTTTTGTTTTTGGGATGAACCTGATAATTACCTTTCTCTATCAGAAGTTGGACATTTTATTGTTTCGCTACGACGTTCTTTTAAGAATGATAGTCAGCTTTTAGCAACTTCACACAATGAGGAAGCAATTCGGAAATTTTCAAGTGAAAATATTTTTCTACTGGACAGAAAAAGCCATTTAGAGCCAACTTTAATCCGACTATTAAGCGAAGTACCTATCAACGGCGATCTCATCGATAACTTAATCCTTGGGGATGCAGAATTATGA
- a CDS encoding DUF751 family protein produces the protein MKEFFDNVLRYPRYMIALILGIFFALFQRIQPLIKNRTAAAALVGFVASALAFVFFTLRAMLGLVPT, from the coding sequence ATGAAAGAGTTTTTTGATAACGTTTTACGTTACCCCCGCTACATGATTGCCCTGATTTTGGGGATCTTCTTTGCTCTGTTCCAACGGATCCAACCCTTAATCAAAAACCGCACTGCCGCCGCTGCCCTAGTGGGTTTTGTGGCCAGTGCCCTGGCCTTTGTCTTCTTCACCCTGCGGGCCATGTTGGGGCTAGTGCCCACCTAG
- a CDS encoding UPF0175 family protein, producing the protein MSLHLTIEYPETLPDAVGRTRAQFEQEARWAMAVKLVELGQISSGMAAVLLGVERVTFLLKLGDYGVPMIDLPETELLSDLENA; encoded by the coding sequence ATGTCTTTACATCTCACGATCGAATACCCTGAAACTTTACCGGATGCAGTTGGGCGAACTCGCGCTCAGTTTGAGCAGGAGGCGCGATGGGCTATGGCGGTTAAGCTTGTTGAGTTAGGGCAAATTTCTTCAGGGATGGCCGCAGTGCTGCTAGGGGTTGAGCGGGTCACTTTTTTGCTGAAGTTGGGTGATTATGGGGTGCCGATGATTGATCTGCCAGAAACGGAACTGTTGTCGGACTTGGAAAATGCCTGA
- a CDS encoding ABC transporter substrate-binding protein: protein MTYDHDAESLKCPKCGHEDNPSTARKCEICGQPLQKSKPNFLLIGGTIVVLGLGTGAIAFKDQLPFLSGITSGASSPISSFLGLLGNNQVSDRLSRGDKLLFPELVTPAKEAGAVAFAAGDFATALTQFESSLQEQRNDPEARIYLNNAKVGTNPSFTLAAVVPIAESPNPALEILRGVAQAQEEMVAAGIPVQVLIADDANEADLAVQVAKALVADPSVIAVLGHGSSDPSVAAAPIYTSGQLPMIAPTSTSTDLTQLAKGEDGVNYIFRTIPNDQFTGTALARYALTTMGKKNAVVFFNPQNSYSQSLKDAFVSTFNLEGGSISQEVDLSQGNPAETVATATGDLIVLLPNSDTFEPAVAVVKANQKKLPILAGDAFYRIESLQQAGAELEGAILSVPWHGQASPNAEFVSTSTALWGGLVNWRTALAYDVGQVFRSAQTQANLTPSGDPSLRSAFAQALAQSDFQAAGATGTIQFTPSGDRNASVLLLTVQPGSTSGTGFDFAPVK from the coding sequence ATGACCTACGACCACGATGCAGAATCCCTCAAATGCCCCAAATGTGGCCATGAGGATAATCCGTCCACGGCCCGCAAATGTGAAATCTGCGGCCAACCCCTCCAAAAATCTAAACCGAACTTCCTCCTGATTGGGGGGACGATCGTTGTGCTGGGCTTGGGGACCGGAGCGATCGCCTTTAAGGATCAACTCCCGTTCCTCAGTGGCATCACTAGCGGTGCTAGTAGTCCCATTAGCAGTTTTTTGGGCTTGCTCGGCAACAATCAGGTCTCAGATCGCCTCAGTCGAGGGGATAAGCTGCTCTTTCCAGAGTTAGTGACTCCTGCTAAGGAAGCGGGGGCTGTTGCCTTTGCTGCGGGGGACTTTGCCACAGCGCTGACTCAGTTTGAAAGTTCACTCCAAGAACAACGAAACGACCCTGAAGCCCGTATTTACCTGAATAATGCAAAGGTAGGTACAAATCCGAGCTTTACCCTGGCGGCAGTAGTGCCTATTGCCGAAAGCCCAAATCCTGCTTTGGAAATTCTGCGTGGCGTTGCTCAAGCCCAGGAAGAAATGGTGGCCGCAGGGATTCCGGTGCAGGTGCTGATTGCGGATGATGCTAATGAGGCGGATCTAGCCGTGCAAGTGGCCAAGGCATTGGTGGCGGATCCCAGCGTCATTGCAGTCTTAGGTCACGGCAGCAGCGATCCTTCTGTTGCAGCAGCCCCCATCTACACCAGTGGTCAACTGCCCATGATTGCGCCCACTTCCACGAGTACGGACCTCACCCAACTGGCCAAGGGAGAAGATGGTGTGAATTACATCTTTCGTACCATTCCCAATGATCAATTTACGGGGACTGCCCTTGCCCGCTATGCCTTGACCACGATGGGCAAAAAGAATGCGGTTGTGTTCTTTAATCCTCAGAATTCTTACAGCCAGTCTCTCAAGGATGCATTTGTGAGTACCTTCAATTTAGAAGGCGGTAGCATTAGCCAAGAGGTGGATCTCTCCCAAGGCAACCCGGCAGAAACGGTTGCTACTGCAACGGGTGACTTGATCGTCCTGTTGCCTAATTCCGACACTTTTGAGCCAGCCGTGGCTGTGGTCAAGGCGAATCAGAAAAAGCTGCCGATTTTAGCGGGGGATGCTTTTTATCGCATTGAAAGCTTGCAACAGGCGGGCGCAGAACTTGAAGGAGCGATTTTGTCGGTCCCTTGGCATGGTCAAGCCAGTCCTAATGCTGAGTTTGTTAGCACTTCCACGGCGCTTTGGGGTGGATTGGTGAACTGGCGGACTGCGTTGGCTTACGATGTAGGGCAAGTGTTTCGCAGTGCCCAAACGCAAGCTAATTTAACCCCGTCCGGTGATCCTAGCCTGCGATCGGCATTTGCTCAAGCTCTTGCCCAATCAGACTTCCAGGCTGCGGGTGCCACAGGGACAATCCAATTTACCCCTTCTGGAGACCGCAACGCTAGTGTTTTGCTACTCACGGTACAACCCGGATCGACTTCTGGTACAGGCTTTGACTTTGCACCCGTGAAGTAA
- a CDS encoding glycoside hydrolase family 3 N-terminal domain-containing protein yields the protein MVWKPVLPDWNSLSLAQQVAQLVVVRASGHWFDSQIPYPQWEPPAATLRPWIEELGVGGVILLGGSGPELALRTQQLQEWAEVPLLVAADIEEGVGQRFAGATWMPPPLALGAIARHNLPQALDYARRFGRLTAQEAVALGLNWVLAPVADVNNNPLNPVINVRAFGETPDTVAALVAAFIAGTQGQGVLTTAKHFPGHGDTAMDSHLELPQLPQGRDRLEALEWVPFRAAIAAGVSSIMTAHLRVPSLDPQDPATLSPAVLTQILRQDWGFDGIIVTDALMMQAITQHYGAEEAPVRALEAGADVVLMPVNPPKAIAAIVAAVEQGRLSEQRLHQSLERLWRAKLAVCSPVEATTVCHSWDWEASPALQLEQVNPATALPLCRSILQDSLQVHPCPGTITPVNPAGAADAVNLIWVDNLLLAPFLGMQTPAIALPHAWGYHTQWIDGQTPGEPDLRHPTLLQLFIRGNPFRGSAAASQRVQRWLEALIRHQCLRGLVVYGSPYAWEQWRELLPPTVPGVFCYGQMPEAQDLALGVLAQQATLDPGNPPRPSSLDLGQAFTT from the coding sequence ATGGTTTGGAAGCCCGTGTTACCGGATTGGAACAGCCTCAGCCTAGCCCAGCAGGTGGCTCAATTAGTGGTGGTGCGGGCTTCGGGCCATTGGTTCGACTCCCAAATTCCCTATCCCCAATGGGAACCCCCCGCCGCCACCCTACGGCCTTGGATTGAAGAGTTGGGGGTGGGAGGGGTGATTTTGTTGGGGGGCAGTGGGCCGGAGTTGGCCCTGCGCACCCAGCAGTTGCAGGAGTGGGCCGAGGTACCCCTGCTGGTGGCCGCTGACATTGAGGAAGGGGTGGGGCAACGCTTTGCCGGGGCCACCTGGATGCCGCCTCCCTTGGCCTTGGGGGCGATCGCCCGCCACAACTTACCCCAAGCCCTGGACTATGCCCGCCGCTTTGGTCGTCTCACCGCCCAGGAAGCCGTGGCCCTGGGGTTGAACTGGGTCTTGGCCCCCGTGGCTGATGTCAACAATAACCCCCTCAACCCCGTGATCAATGTGCGGGCCTTTGGGGAAACCCCGGACACCGTGGCGGCTTTAGTGGCGGCCTTTATCGCAGGAACCCAAGGCCAGGGGGTGTTGACCACCGCCAAACATTTCCCCGGCCATGGGGATACGGCCATGGATTCCCATTTGGAATTGCCCCAGTTGCCCCAGGGCCGCGATCGCCTGGAAGCCCTGGAATGGGTGCCTTTCCGGGCCGCGATCGCCGCCGGAGTGTCCAGTATCATGACGGCCCATCTGCGGGTGCCCAGCCTCGATCCCCAGGATCCCGCCACCCTGTCCCCGGCGGTGCTGACCCAAATCTTGCGCCAGGACTGGGGCTTTGACGGCATCATTGTCACCGATGCCCTGATGATGCAGGCCATTACCCAACACTATGGGGCGGAGGAGGCACCGGTGCGGGCCTTGGAGGCGGGAGCCGATGTGGTCTTGATGCCGGTCAATCCCCCCAAGGCGATCGCCGCCATTGTCGCCGCCGTGGAGCAGGGTCGCCTCAGTGAACAGCGGCTCCACCAATCCTTAGAGCGCCTCTGGCGGGCCAAGCTGGCGGTCTGTTCCCCCGTGGAAGCCACCACGGTCTGCCACAGTTGGGACTGGGAAGCCTCCCCCGCTCTGCAACTGGAACAGGTGAACCCTGCCACGGCCCTGCCCCTCTGCCGCAGCATTCTCCAGGACTCCCTCCAAGTTCACCCCTGCCCTGGCACCATAACCCCAGTCAACCCCGCTGGGGCTGCTGATGCCGTTAACTTAATTTGGGTGGATAACCTGCTGTTGGCTCCCTTTTTGGGGATGCAGACCCCGGCCATTGCCCTGCCCCACGCTTGGGGCTATCACACCCAATGGATCGATGGCCAAACCCCTGGGGAGCCGGATCTGCGCCATCCCACCCTGTTGCAACTGTTCATCCGAGGCAACCCCTTCCGGGGCAGTGCCGCCGCCAGCCAACGGGTACAGCGCTGGCTAGAAGCCCTGATCCGACACCAGTGTTTGCGGGGTCTGGTGGTCTATGGCAGTCCCTACGCCTGGGAACAGTGGCGGGAGTTATTGCCCCCCACGGTGCCGGGGGTCTTTTGCTATGGCCAAATGCCAGAGGCTCAGGATCTGGCCCTGGGGGTCTTGGCGCAACAGGCAACTCTGGATCCCGGCAATCCACCCCGACCATCGTCCCTGGATCTGGGCCAAGCCTTTACGACTTAG
- a CDS encoding element excision factor XisI family protein yields the protein MDRLEQYRSTLETVLNEHAQLAAQVRAEHPNAPDTPAETIAICDPKTDNYLLITTGWTSKQRIHSILAHFRIINASICIEWNGIENLIEDLIDRGIPATAFLQATAQHPPRSTALQ from the coding sequence ATGGATCGACTAGAGCAGTACCGATCGACCTTGGAAACCGTCCTGAACGAACACGCCCAACTTGCGGCCCAAGTCAGAGCCGAACATCCCAACGCTCCTGATACTCCTGCCGAAACGATCGCCATCTGTGACCCTAAAACCGACAATTATCTGCTGATCACCACAGGCTGGACCTCAAAGCAGCGCATTCATAGTATTTTAGCTCACTTTCGTATTATTAACGCCAGCATCTGCATCGAGTGGAACGGCATCGAAAACCTGATTGAAGACCTCATCGATCGCGGCATCCCTGCCACCGCCTTTCTTCAGGCCACCGCCCAACACCCGCCCCGATCGACCGCGCTACAATAA
- a CDS encoding YdcF family protein has protein sequence MFELLTQVLLWLLIFVILRYLLSQFIKVQFYTTLGFLAFLTLIVLAFFDSDQSIVSEAWSILSLPFSPLGLAIIFLLSLVSWADAFKPDKLGETAQNRTLWALVLLWVCSAPATAQNLSLEFESNLSDVVAGSDIAPATVLVVLAQGTTQPGLPPRTQIELTDSGDRLRAAANIYRQRAGTMQRLIICAAERPNLNLADDAPTGEGEVDRVTNDDLKETRAVRQVLQDFGVPASAILVGESSDQARGVQESAESVKRLLSNEDNGLRGTQSLVLVTSALEMPRAMATFERKLENVAEVNGGDGVTIVPRPTDFVTVQDNRFNLTTRYPYDLMPNADALAITSRLIQEQLVSVYYFLRGWLAT, from the coding sequence ATGTTTGAACTACTGACTCAGGTTCTCTTGTGGCTGTTGATCTTTGTGATCCTCCGCTACCTCCTCAGTCAATTCATTAAGGTTCAGTTTTATACCACCCTAGGGTTTTTAGCCTTTCTAACCCTGATTGTGCTGGCCTTTTTCGACTCGGATCAAAGCATTGTCTCAGAAGCCTGGAGTATCCTCTCTTTGCCCTTCAGTCCCCTGGGCTTAGCCATTATCTTCCTGCTGAGTTTGGTGTCTTGGGCCGATGCCTTTAAGCCGGATAAACTGGGGGAAACAGCCCAAAACCGCACCTTGTGGGCTTTGGTGTTGTTGTGGGTCTGTAGCGCACCGGCCACGGCCCAAAATTTGAGTTTGGAGTTTGAGTCGAATTTGTCGGATGTGGTGGCGGGGTCTGACATTGCCCCGGCGACGGTGTTGGTGGTGTTGGCCCAGGGAACCACCCAACCGGGTTTGCCCCCCCGCACCCAAATTGAATTGACGGATTCCGGCGATCGCCTGCGGGCTGCGGCCAATATTTACCGACAACGGGCAGGGACTATGCAGCGGCTGATTATTTGTGCGGCGGAACGGCCTAATTTGAATTTGGCGGATGATGCCCCCACGGGTGAGGGTGAGGTCGATCGGGTCACCAATGACGATCTCAAGGAAACGCGGGCGGTGCGACAAGTGCTCCAGGATTTTGGGGTTCCGGCCAGTGCCATTCTGGTGGGGGAAAGCAGTGATCAGGCTAGGGGTGTGCAGGAAAGTGCAGAATCTGTGAAGCGGCTGTTATCCAACGAAGACAATGGCCTGCGGGGTACCCAATCCCTGGTTTTAGTAACGTCTGCCCTGGAAATGCCCAGGGCGATGGCCACCTTTGAACGCAAGTTGGAGAATGTGGCTGAGGTTAATGGGGGCGATGGGGTGACCATTGTGCCGCGCCCCACGGATTTTGTGACGGTTCAAGATAACCGTTTTAACCTCACCACCCGTTATCCCTATGATCTGATGCCCAATGCCGATGCGCTGGCCATCACCAGCCGGTTAATCCAGGAGCAACTCGTTTCGGTCTACTACTTCCTCCGGGGTTGGCTGGCCACTTAG
- a CDS encoding tubulin-like doman-containing protein, with translation MAEYVGMTPTVIVGLGGTGKEILIKIRRMIVESYGSLDHLPIVSFVHIDTEQNAKVSEPQTVLKQDISLKPVEQVWAKVENAKALLNSIASYPYLEEWFPSELRGTDSILAGAGQIRALGRFAFSLNYPAIKSTFENAKGRIIGHEKFMLDQGVQLDKGVNCFIVCSLSGGTGSGMVLDLAYNLRDWLPASLLPQTSAYLLLPGAFSGLGDRVIANAYSALMELNHYSKTNTRFECQYSSSASERITSQSGQDVPFNFCYLVGNSNEKVTLPTLGATLEMVAQNIFLDFSSGFSQYKKLVRDNIRKHWASPDTLGYPQNFISFGLSSIQFPVRRVSQACSSRLAAQVVAQWENANRVPGAMRDLIQTEILPNLQLAESENQHQVLDGISLGNNLKPLSKEVASWVASIRKRRNDLEIPPENLRRFINVEEEKFSPHFHDTDPDPRRWSDYFQKMWDNLAYLKTQKTGELAQLVQSMVADRTKGPRFTRVFLETLLTVLSDYRSRFDQDRQKVWLAKERTASNNLQTLLSQLEEHVGKFMLMNRKAVLDKDFNNVMLAMGSLYTAKVEIKSRALGVDLIDTLKEEASRLLVQLGRLDKVLEQLRQKLIDREQTYLKETGTLTVNGILLYNAKDVDTIFAQIVNNKGDSLYQTIGDACLGEINTTLFALATFDTLRVQDLFERLLNACVGEFLDKTHLQASVARKFLEEYPTLEQQEAQIKITFEKSEPFLRFSQEQVNLSWDNRAEKRQSLVGIHGGNHPTDAAVSALLPMVRKSSTLTDKDIRPLNDLNHVFFIQETGAFPLRLIEGLEKMRSVYRSVSQSDKNPLHTHQDYRQFQDIMPFSQEETQARNNCLLAKVFGILVATENQVTQFTEIRFNYIDPKTGLNKVATIGTSWEHAEENLMADENRKIRDLLADMLRQIGEAATTKPQKQELYRKLVQCLQEIENSLPGGKDNPVYGKAEVAIEGYVKTHNLMVEPIQPTTPVMPMARSPMVSPPPASSSPAFSENIERFRKLVATCYRNGEPSASERALLDRFQQRYQIDRATADALISEFSLSSSAADALEEYALMYRAFLENDGEIDLEEQAQLLELQEDLNLSNEQVAAIESQIQAELSLS, from the coding sequence ATGGCTGAATATGTCGGTATGACCCCCACGGTGATCGTAGGTTTGGGCGGGACGGGAAAGGAGATCCTAATTAAGATCCGGCGAATGATCGTTGAGTCTTATGGATCCCTGGATCATCTCCCGATCGTCTCCTTCGTCCACATTGACACAGAACAAAATGCTAAGGTTTCCGAACCCCAGACGGTCCTCAAGCAAGATATTTCTCTAAAACCCGTAGAGCAAGTTTGGGCCAAAGTCGAAAATGCCAAGGCTCTGCTCAACTCCATTGCATCTTATCCTTACTTGGAAGAGTGGTTTCCCAGTGAATTACGGGGAACAGACTCAATTTTAGCGGGTGCTGGTCAAATTCGTGCTCTTGGGCGGTTTGCTTTCTCGCTCAACTATCCGGCGATCAAAAGTACCTTTGAGAATGCCAAGGGTCGAATCATTGGCCATGAAAAATTCATGCTCGATCAGGGGGTACAACTGGATAAGGGGGTGAACTGTTTCATCGTCTGCTCCCTGTCCGGTGGTACGGGATCGGGAATGGTCCTGGATTTGGCCTATAATCTGCGAGATTGGCTCCCTGCTTCCCTTTTGCCCCAAACATCTGCCTATTTGCTGTTACCCGGTGCATTTTCGGGCTTGGGCGATCGGGTCATTGCCAATGCCTATTCTGCCTTGATGGAGTTAAACCACTACTCTAAGACTAATACCCGCTTTGAGTGTCAATATAGCTCTAGTGCTTCAGAACGGATTACGAGCCAGAGCGGGCAAGACGTTCCCTTTAATTTTTGCTATTTGGTGGGCAATAGCAACGAAAAAGTCACGCTTCCAACCTTAGGGGCGACCTTGGAAATGGTGGCTCAGAATATCTTTTTGGACTTTAGCTCTGGCTTTAGCCAGTACAAAAAGCTGGTAAGGGACAATATTCGCAAACATTGGGCATCCCCCGATACGCTGGGCTATCCCCAAAACTTTATTTCCTTCGGCCTGTCCAGTATTCAGTTTCCAGTGCGGCGGGTCTCTCAGGCTTGTTCTTCCCGGTTAGCAGCTCAGGTAGTAGCCCAATGGGAAAATGCGAATCGCGTTCCCGGTGCCATGCGCGATCTGATCCAAACAGAAATTTTGCCCAATTTGCAACTGGCGGAGTCCGAAAACCAGCACCAAGTCCTGGATGGCATCAGCTTGGGCAATAATCTGAAGCCTCTGTCGAAGGAAGTGGCGAGTTGGGTTGCTAGCATTCGCAAGCGTCGCAATGATCTTGAGATTCCCCCTGAGAACCTACGCCGCTTCATTAACGTAGAAGAAGAGAAGTTTAGTCCTCATTTCCACGATACGGACCCGGATCCTCGCCGCTGGAGTGACTATTTCCAGAAAATGTGGGATAACCTGGCCTATCTCAAAACCCAAAAGACGGGTGAACTGGCCCAACTGGTTCAAAGCATGGTGGCCGATCGCACTAAAGGCCCCCGTTTTACACGGGTCTTTTTAGAAACTCTATTAACAGTCCTCAGTGACTATCGCAGCCGCTTTGACCAAGATCGTCAGAAAGTGTGGCTTGCTAAGGAGCGCACCGCCAGCAATAATCTCCAAACCCTTTTGTCTCAGCTTGAGGAACATGTGGGTAAGTTTATGCTCATGAACCGTAAGGCGGTTCTGGACAAAGACTTTAATAACGTTATGCTTGCGATGGGATCCCTGTATACTGCCAAGGTTGAGATTAAATCGCGGGCCTTAGGGGTAGATCTCATTGATACACTCAAGGAAGAAGCCAGTCGCCTATTGGTACAGTTAGGCAGGCTTGATAAGGTTTTGGAGCAACTGCGGCAAAAACTGATCGATCGGGAGCAAACTTACCTCAAGGAAACGGGTACGCTCACCGTAAACGGTATCTTGCTCTACAACGCCAAGGATGTGGACACAATCTTTGCGCAAATTGTCAACAACAAGGGAGACAGCCTGTATCAAACGATTGGAGATGCATGTTTGGGGGAAATTAATACCACACTTTTTGCTTTGGCAACCTTTGACACCCTACGAGTTCAGGATCTGTTTGAGCGACTGCTGAATGCCTGTGTGGGCGAGTTTTTGGATAAAACCCATCTCCAAGCTTCCGTTGCCCGTAAGTTTCTGGAGGAGTACCCTACCCTGGAGCAGCAAGAGGCTCAAATTAAGATTACCTTTGAGAAAAGTGAGCCATTCCTGCGCTTTAGCCAGGAACAGGTTAACTTAAGTTGGGATAATCGTGCGGAGAAGCGACAGTCCCTAGTGGGCATTCATGGGGGCAACCATCCCACCGATGCAGCCGTCAGCGCACTGCTGCCTATGGTTCGTAAGAGTAGCACGCTCACGGATAAGGATATTCGGCCCCTCAATGACTTAAATCATGTCTTCTTTATCCAGGAAACAGGCGCATTTCCCCTTCGTTTGATTGAAGGGCTAGAGAAAATGCGCTCAGTCTATCGTTCTGTGAGCCAATCTGATAAGAATCCGCTCCATACTCACCAGGACTATCGGCAGTTTCAGGATATTATGCCGTTCAGTCAGGAGGAAACCCAAGCCCGAAATAACTGTTTACTGGCCAAGGTATTTGGGATTCTGGTGGCAACCGAGAATCAGGTTACTCAGTTTACCGAGATTCGATTCAACTATATTGATCCGAAAACGGGGCTGAACAAGGTGGCAACGATCGGCACCAGTTGGGAGCATGCCGAGGAAAACCTCATGGCGGATGAAAATCGTAAGATTCGAGATTTGCTAGCCGATATGCTGCGGCAGATTGGTGAAGCTGCCACCACGAAGCCGCAAAAGCAGGAACTTTACCGTAAACTCGTGCAGTGTTTGCAGGAGATTGAGAATAGCCTGCCGGGTGGCAAAGATAACCCCGTCTATGGTAAGGCTGAGGTTGCGATCGAGGGCTATGTCAAGACCCACAACTTGATGGTGGAACCGATCCAGCCAACAACACCCGTGATGCCCATGGCTCGATCGCCCATGGTCTCACCTCCGCCAGCTAGCAGTAGTCCGGCTTTCTCTGAAAATATCGAGCGTTTCCGCAAGCTAGTTGCCACTTGCTACAGAAATGGGGAACCCTCAGCCTCAGAAAGAGCCTTGCTCGATCGCTTCCAGCAACGGTATCAAATCGATCGGGCCACGGCGGATGCGCTGATTTCTGAGTTTAGCCTGAGCAGTTCTGCTGCCGATGCCCTGGAGGAATATGCTTTAATGTATCGAGCCTTTCTAGAAAATGATGGAGAAATCGACTTAGAAGAGCAAGCTCAATTACTAGAGCTTCAAGAGGATCTAAACCTCAGCAATGAGCAAGTTGCAGCGATTGAATCACAAATCCAGGCTGAATTGAGCCTTTCCTAG